The genomic DNA CGTTGAGGCCTGTCCTGTGGATGCACTCAGGATGACACAGGAGTTCGAGCTTGCAAACTACCACCGACATGACTTCGTGTTCGCCAAAGAACGACTCTTAGAAAAGAAATAAAGGAGCAGCAATGGAAACCATCTTTTTTACCGTCGTGGCAGCGATGGCCGTTCTCTTCAGCATTCTGGTCATTACCTGCAAGAACCCTATCAACAGCGCCTTATCGCTGGTGATGACCTTCTTCGCTCTGGCGACCTTTTACGTGATGCTGGATGCACCCTTTATGGCAGCGATTCAGGTAATCGTGTATGCCGGCGCAATCATGGTTCTTATCGTTTTCGTAATCATGCTCCTCAACATCCGGACCGAGTCGAGCAAGCGAACCAGTCATGCCCTGCTGATCAGCTACATAATAGGTTTTCTAGTTCTGGTAGAGACCTTCTATTTCTTGAGCAAGAGCACACTGACAGGTGCAAGAGGATCGCTGGATGCAGCAGCTATCCATAGAGTCGGACATACCGAACTCATCGGCAAGGCGCTGTTC from Geobacter sp. DSM 9736 includes the following:
- a CDS encoding NADH-quinone oxidoreductase subunit J, encoding METIFFTVVAAMAVLFSILVITCKNPINSALSLVMTFFALATFYVMLDAPFMAAIQVIVYAGAIMVLIVFVIMLLNIRTESSKRTSHALLISYIIGFLVLVETFYFLSKSTLTGARGSLDAAAIHRVGHTELIGKALFTDFLLPFEVTSLLLLVAIIGAVVLSKRKI